A genome region from Euphorbia lathyris chromosome 4, ddEupLath1.1, whole genome shotgun sequence includes the following:
- the LOC136227059 gene encoding putative L-type lectin-domain containing receptor kinase V.1: MPTFPISLSASPFHFLFFLLPILLPVSSISHETLTTANPNFDPQINVLGDATISDDGSRIQLTNPHPSSSGILFYNNPSRFLSSRAIKMPSFSTEFDFSFTGNGRGISLIMGPSNFASKFLDFGSIDFSDEKGSIGIEFSTSIDSKLGDYNTTRTSITVNKGPSTLLVTKIGEKLKSWIDYDSSSNRLEIRLGKLDDERRPNDPIIAYSIDLSKMWQDKGVFVGLGSRNGINTSEICNVYSWRFRLRKVPNWMHSLPADPNGYKGEDVDENLKVHRRKVCPLTILAGMIFATVCGALMAFVMLYLWAIFVNKDTVFPIEGDIQIQPLDFKYEKIHIIVEQDEEKALKN; the protein is encoded by the coding sequence ATGCCTACATTTCCGATTTCTCTCTCCGCATCACCCTTTCACTTCCTCTTTTTCCTCCTTCCGATACTGCTTCCTGTTTCCAGCATCTCACATGAAACCCTAACCACCGCTAACCCCAACTTCGATCCCCAAATCAACGTCCTCGGCGATGCCACAATCTCCGACGATGGCTCTCGTATTCAACTCACAAATCCGCATCCTTCAAGCTCCGGCATTCTCTTCTACAACAATCCCTCCAGATTCCTCAGTTCCCGTGCCATCAAAATGCCGTCATTTTCCACGGAGTTCGACTTCTCATTCACAGGTAATGGTCGCGGCATTTCCCTTATCATGGGTCCTTCTAATTTTGCATCAAAATTTCTGGATTTTggttcaattgatttttcagACGAGAAAGGGTCTATAGGTATTGAATTCAGCACCTCAATTGATAGCAAATTAGGTGATTATAACACTACTCGTACCTCTATAACTGTTAATAAGGGGCCGTCCACACTTTTGGTGACAAAAATTGGGGAAAAACTGAAATCTTGGATAGATTATGATTCTAGTTCGAATAGATTAGAGATTAGGCTAGGTAAATTGGATGATGAAAGAAGGCCTAATGATCCAATTATTGCATATTCGATTGATCTATCAAAAATGTGGCAAGATAAAGGGGTATTTGTGGGGTTAGGCTCAAGAAATGGAATTAACACATCCGAGATATGCAATGTGTATTCATGGAGGTTTAGATTAAGAAAAGTTCCAAATTGGATGCATTCCTTACCAGCTGATCCAAATGGTTATAAGGGTGAAGATGTTGATGAGAATTTGAAAGTGCATAGAAGGAAGGTTTGCCCTTTGACAATTCTTGCTGGGATGATTTTTGCAACTGTTTGTGGAGCATTGATGGCTTTTGTTATGCTATATCTGTGGGCAATCTTTGTCAATAAGGACACAGTTTTTCCAATTGAAGGTGATATTCAGATTCAGCCCCTAGATTTCAAGTATGAAAAGATTCATATAATTGTGGAGCAAGATGAGGAGAAGGCTCTCAAAAATTAG